One Solirubrobacterales bacterium genomic window, GTGGGATCTGCTCAAAAGGCTGGACAGACTCTCCGGCCAGAAGGGGTCCCTGAGCGCCACCCGGAAGATCGGATGCATCGCCGTGGTTGACCCGGTCTTCTTCACCCCCGACGAGTGGGTCGCTGCGCCGGCCGACTGGAGCCCGAACATTGTCGCCAACAAGAAGTACGACCTCTCTTCCGGTGAAGGGCTTCGGATACACCGGGAGTGCCTGGAAAGAGCCACCACCCGGGACTCGGTACCCGAGTGGGCCGAAGACATGAACGAGGAGATCGCGAAGTACGGGAAGGCGACGATGATCCGTCCCCGGCTTGGGCAGGGCACATTCCGGCTCGCGGTACTCAGCGCCTACGACGGCGCCTGCGCGGTCACCACCGAGCACTCCCGGCCGGCGGTCGACGCGGCCCATATCCGCCCCTATCACCGGCAAGGTGACCACCGGGTGAGTAACGGAATGCCACTTCGCCGGGACATCCACAGCCTGTTCGACGCCGGCTACGTGACCGTGACCCCGGACCACCGGTTCCGGGTGAGCGATGCTCTCGACTCCGAGTTTGCCAACGGCAAGACCTACTACGCGATGGAGAACCAACGCATCCTGCTGCCGAATGATCCGGACCTCCGACCCGACCCGGAAGCGCTCGCTTGGCACTCCGAGACGGTCTTCAAGGGTTGACGACTTCGGGGCGGCACGGCCTCGGCCTCCTGCCTCACGCAAGTCGGGCCGTAGGGAGTTGGCAGGGTCCCGACATCATCCGAGTCAGATCCACCACCGGCAGTCCGACCATGATGTAGGCATGAGCAGCCTGATTGAACCGAGTGAACCTTCACCGTTGAGCGGCGATGAGCCGCTCGGCTCCAGCGGGATGACAGTTTGGGACTTCTGGAGGTGGGGATTCTCCGATCTGAGGCAGAACGTGAACCGGGGGATCCTCGCCGAGTTCCTGGTCGCCAAGGCCGTGGGAGCCGCGGCTGAGGTACGGCACGCGTGGGACGACTTCGATGTGCTGGCCCCGGATGGCACCCGGATCGAGGTGAAATCCGCCGGCTACCTCCAGAGCTGGCCCCAGAAACGGCTGTCAAGAATTAGCTTCTCTGGGCTGCGTGCCCGGGAATGGGACGAGGACACCGGCCAGAGATCCGGTGAGGAGACTTTCAAGGCCGACGTCTACGTGTTCGCCCTGCAGACCACCCAGGATCCCGATCATTACGACACGACCGACCTCGATTCCTGGCGGTTTCACGTCCTGCCCGTGGCGACGCTCCGTGAACTCGACTGCTCGTCAATTTCACTGGCGACCCTGACCCGGCACGGCTTCGAATCCTGTCCGTTCGGAGACCTTGCTGAAGCCGTCCATCGGGCTGTCCAGGATTGACACCCAACGGGTGAAGGGTGTCTCTGGCTCGAAAGGTGGCCTTGCCGAACAGTAGACCGCGCCAACCGGTACGGCGCAGGATTCAGAGTCATCTGCCTCCGGGATGGTCAACCGGAGCCGGACACCGATTCGCAGGCCTGCTGCGTGGTCACGGCCAGATCCCGACTGGCCAGGTCTGGGAGGTCGCAGCTGACCAACTCTGCTCCGATGCTGGCATCCCCGGTCACGTAGCTGACTATTCCTCGATCCCGGCGGTCTCTACTGCCTGGGGTGAGCCCGGCCGGGGCAGCTAATTGAGCTCAGCCTCGGCTGCCTTCGCTTTCTTGTTCTGTTTTTCGTAGTCCTCCTGGGCGATCACCGCGGTCGTTTCCAGGTCCGAGAGCGAGGAACGTGCCCGGGTGATCTGGCGGGAGGCCTTGGTCCACTTCTTCTGAAGTTCGGGGTCGATCGTGTCGATGTCGCAGCCGAGGTCACCGATGCAGTCATTCCAGGTGTTGTAGGCCTCCCGGTAGCTGTTGAAGGCGTTCTCTCCCGCTACTCCGGGACCGGAGATGCAGTCGGGACTCATCTGATTGATCGGCATCTGGTCGTAGCCGACCGAG contains:
- a CDS encoding HNH endonuclease, whose amino-acid sequence is MNGVVANTDFDWYLFLRDRSYLDEVNFWRPGTTAFRALAPGEPFFFKLKAPQNAIAGFGLYAGYSLEEVWRSWELFGDGNGAPTQWDLLKRLDRLSGQKGSLSATRKIGCIAVVDPVFFTPDEWVAAPADWSPNIVANKKYDLSSGEGLRIHRECLERATTRDSVPEWAEDMNEEIAKYGKATMIRPRLGQGTFRLAVLSAYDGACAVTTEHSRPAVDAAHIRPYHRQGDHRVSNGMPLRRDIHSLFDAGYVTVTPDHRFRVSDALDSEFANGKTYYAMENQRILLPNDPDLRPDPEALAWHSETVFKG